The following are encoded together in the Nitrospira sp. genome:
- a CDS encoding dipeptide epimerase yields the protein MKSDHIEDVTFWPIDIPTTDPFAVATGTRAVAENVFVRVTLNNDTEGFGEAAPFPEVGTEDRESCLQTLADLAPSLIGRPIRDYQEISRHLAERVPSQPAARCSIETALLDAYCRATAIPLWQFWGGADVHPRVTDITIPIATREKTLSLAQDWYARGFRLFKMKVGKDVDADIRRLEALHKALAGIAFIGDGNQGFSRAECLAFTAGVRRFGGTMVLLEQPVGRDDLDSLIAIRRETGIPVAVDESVRSLHDARKVIAQGAADYINIKIMKTGVLEAAEIASFTLKSGLKLMVGGMLESRIAMGCSFSLVLGMKGFDLLDLDTPLLLTTDPVHGGYRYEGPTLQPWHGPGLDCSVAVPPNTHMTSTTGNHPTRM from the coding sequence ATGAAAAGCGACCACATCGAAGACGTGACCTTCTGGCCGATCGATATACCCACCACGGATCCATTTGCCGTGGCAACAGGAACACGAGCCGTCGCAGAAAATGTCTTTGTCCGTGTAACACTCAACAACGATACTGAGGGCTTCGGAGAAGCCGCACCGTTCCCTGAGGTCGGAACTGAAGATCGTGAGTCCTGCCTTCAAACCCTTGCGGACCTTGCACCTTCGCTCATTGGCCGGCCCATCCGGGACTACCAAGAAATAAGTCGTCATCTGGCAGAACGGGTTCCTTCCCAACCGGCGGCGCGCTGCAGCATCGAAACTGCATTGCTCGATGCATACTGCCGTGCCACGGCGATCCCCCTATGGCAATTCTGGGGCGGTGCCGATGTGCATCCCCGCGTCACCGACATCACGATTCCCATCGCCACCCGAGAAAAGACCTTGTCCCTTGCCCAGGACTGGTATGCACGAGGCTTCCGCCTATTTAAGATGAAGGTCGGTAAAGACGTCGATGCAGATATCCGTCGACTCGAGGCCCTCCACAAGGCGTTAGCTGGCATTGCATTCATCGGCGACGGCAATCAGGGATTTTCTCGAGCGGAGTGCTTGGCGTTCACCGCTGGAGTTCGGCGATTTGGCGGGACGATGGTCCTGCTGGAACAACCCGTCGGACGGGATGACCTCGATAGTCTGATTGCCATTCGACGAGAAACCGGCATTCCCGTTGCCGTCGATGAGTCCGTACGCTCACTCCACGATGCACGCAAGGTCATCGCGCAGGGCGCGGCAGACTATATCAACATCAAGATCATGAAAACCGGCGTGCTGGAAGCAGCAGAGATTGCGTCCTTCACCCTGAAGTCCGGGTTGAAGCTGATGGTCGGCGGCATGCTCGAATCACGCATCGCCATGGGTTGTTCCTTTAGCCTGGTCTTGGGCATGAAAGGATTCGACCTGTTGGATCTAGACACCCCGCTGCTCCTGACAACCGACCCCGTCCATGGTGGCTATCGCTATGAGGGACCCACCCTCCAGCCTTGGCACGGGCCTGGCTTAGATTGCTCCGTGGCTGTTCCACCAAATACTCACATGACAAGTACCACGGGCAATCATCCAACCAGAATGTAG
- a CDS encoding 16S rRNA (uracil(1498)-N(3))-methyltransferase: MPVFFVSSECITPPTITITGELRLHIKDSLRVAIGETLWFSDGQGTRYQAAISDISKRAVIGQILETIQEPSHVTPRLILGQSLLKGEKMDWVIQKATELGIHEIIPIESRHSVVQLKADRLGHQLARWQRIALEAAQQSEQRRIPTIARPQSLATLLTSGKTPSTILLLAERRDGNSPQTIALPQDQSSALFVLIGPEGGWSKEELDLAEQRGIEPVTLGQQILRAETAAIATISILQSRLGRLGSLSPMA, encoded by the coding sequence ATGCCTGTATTTTTTGTTTCTTCTGAGTGCATCACACCGCCCACCATTACAATCACAGGCGAGCTGCGGCTTCACATCAAAGACAGCCTCCGTGTCGCCATCGGCGAAACGCTCTGGTTCAGCGACGGCCAGGGCACCAGATACCAGGCTGCAATCAGTGATATCTCGAAACGAGCGGTCATCGGACAAATCCTCGAAACCATTCAGGAGCCTAGTCACGTCACACCTCGTCTCATCCTTGGTCAGTCGCTGCTTAAGGGTGAAAAAATGGACTGGGTCATTCAAAAGGCCACCGAACTCGGCATACACGAAATCATCCCGATCGAAAGCCGCCACAGCGTCGTGCAACTCAAAGCGGATCGCCTTGGTCATCAACTCGCCCGATGGCAACGCATCGCACTGGAAGCTGCCCAACAATCAGAACAGCGGCGCATACCGACGATCGCCAGGCCACAATCGCTTGCAACACTGCTCACAAGCGGTAAGACCCCCTCCACAATCCTCCTGCTTGCCGAGCGGCGGGACGGGAACAGTCCACAAACCATCGCACTTCCACAAGACCAGAGCAGCGCCCTCTTCGTCCTTATTGGACCTGAAGGAGGTTGGAGCAAAGAAGAACTGGATCTGGCCGAGCAGCGAGGAATTGAACCTGTCACCCTTGGTCAACAGATCCTCCGGGCCGAGACCGCCGCCATTGCGACGATCAGCATCCTCCAATCACGTCTCGGCAGACTAGGATCCTTGAGTCCAATGGCATGA